The Shinella zoogloeoides genome includes a region encoding these proteins:
- a CDS encoding ABC transporter permease — translation MKPGNALSSASALLKMAAMPALMLASLAAAKAVPPIAAFPANWTIPVPAGINAVLGWLVPAIQPVTSLIGKLAGALLSTLIGILQFLPWPVVALAVALIGFKAGGIRLAALVLAAVVYIVLAGFWMQSMATLSLVILAVPLSVSLGFLLGLGAFFLPRLRQGLELAFDFMQTFPAFAYLLPLLLLFGFGPIAGLVTTAIYAIPPMARCTLSGLVEVPRERLEVAEMSGCSTWQRLVWVELPSARPMLALGLNQTTMAALSMVITASIIGGFDDIGWVVLSGLRQADLGKSLLAGLVIVLISVIVDRITAGLFRSPATSGTRIGGLSWPAVLAVAGAALVLGAAARLAAPHLLQGWNETRGIVDFGLINEVLLGFVARYSDVLDAIKNAVLFYLVLPLRVGLAGAVLPITWGFSMTPAVAAAYAALALLFALRQMTKGRPSAAAAILCLAALLYTGLVAFPWPAAVALAVWAAWRAAGLRLALFTGLSLAFVLATGLWVPFVKSLYLVVVAVALCALAGGLLGVLAARSDRFSALLRPVNDALQTMPQFVFLIPALMFFKVGEFAGLIAIALYAVVPAIRYTETGLRNVSPTLLETARQLGCTPLQSTFLVQLPTARPALLLGLNQVIMAAITMLPIAATVGTAELGQQIYVALGKADAGLGVTAGLVFCLLAINLDRILRGVAGRLRSAQ, via the coding sequence ATGAAACCTGGAAATGCACTTTCCTCCGCATCCGCCCTCCTGAAGATGGCGGCCATGCCTGCACTGATGCTGGCTAGTCTTGCCGCTGCCAAGGCTGTGCCGCCTATCGCCGCCTTCCCCGCCAACTGGACGATACCCGTGCCGGCTGGCATTAACGCCGTTCTCGGCTGGCTCGTTCCCGCCATCCAGCCGGTCACGAGCCTTATCGGCAAGCTTGCGGGCGCGCTTCTTTCCACGCTGATCGGTATCCTGCAATTCCTGCCCTGGCCGGTCGTTGCTCTGGCGGTGGCGCTGATCGGCTTCAAGGCAGGCGGCATCCGCCTCGCGGCCCTCGTCCTTGCCGCGGTCGTCTATATCGTGCTGGCCGGCTTCTGGATGCAGAGCATGGCAACACTGTCGCTCGTGATACTCGCCGTGCCGCTGTCGGTTTCGCTCGGTTTCCTACTCGGGCTCGGCGCCTTCTTCCTGCCGCGGCTGCGCCAGGGGCTGGAGCTGGCCTTCGATTTCATGCAGACCTTCCCGGCCTTCGCCTATCTTCTGCCGCTGCTCCTGCTGTTCGGCTTCGGCCCGATCGCCGGGCTCGTCACCACCGCCATCTACGCGATACCGCCCATGGCGCGCTGTACTCTCAGCGGTCTCGTCGAAGTTCCGCGCGAGCGCCTCGAAGTCGCGGAAATGAGCGGCTGCTCCACCTGGCAACGGCTTGTCTGGGTGGAACTTCCCTCCGCTCGCCCCATGCTGGCGCTCGGTCTCAACCAGACGACGATGGCCGCGCTCAGCATGGTCATCACCGCCTCGATCATCGGCGGCTTCGACGATATCGGCTGGGTTGTGCTCAGCGGCTTGCGACAGGCCGATCTCGGCAAGAGCCTGCTGGCCGGTCTCGTCATCGTCCTGATCTCGGTGATCGTCGACCGCATCACCGCCGGCCTTTTCCGGTCTCCTGCAACGTCCGGCACCCGGATAGGCGGGCTCAGCTGGCCTGCCGTCCTCGCGGTCGCCGGTGCGGCGCTCGTGCTCGGCGCCGCCGCACGGCTGGCCGCGCCTCATCTGCTCCAAGGTTGGAACGAGACGCGCGGCATCGTCGATTTCGGCCTGATCAACGAGGTGCTTCTCGGCTTCGTAGCACGTTACAGCGACGTTCTGGACGCGATCAAGAACGCGGTTCTCTTCTATCTCGTTCTGCCGCTGCGCGTTGGCCTGGCCGGAGCCGTGCTGCCCATCACCTGGGGCTTTTCCATGACGCCGGCCGTCGCGGCCGCATATGCCGCGCTGGCGCTTCTCTTCGCGCTCCGGCAGATGACGAAGGGCCGGCCCTCGGCAGCTGCGGCAATCCTCTGCCTCGCCGCGCTTCTCTATACCGGGCTCGTCGCCTTTCCCTGGCCGGCTGCAGTTGCGCTGGCCGTCTGGGCGGCGTGGCGGGCTGCAGGACTGCGGCTGGCACTCTTCACCGGCCTCAGCCTCGCCTTCGTGCTGGCAACGGGTCTCTGGGTGCCCTTCGTAAAGTCGCTCTATCTGGTCGTCGTCGCCGTGGCGCTCTGTGCGCTTGCCGGCGGGCTTCTCGGAGTTTTGGCCGCACGCAGCGATCGCTTCTCGGCTCTGCTACGCCCCGTCAACGACGCCCTACAGACCATGCCGCAATTCGTCTTCCTCATTCCGGCCCTGATGTTCTTCAAGGTCGGCGAATTTGCCGGGCTGATCGCGATCGCACTTTACGCTGTCGTGCCGGCCATTCGCTATACCGAGACGGGTTTGCGCAATGTTTCGCCGACACTTCTCGAAACGGCGCGGCAACTCGGCTGCACGCCGCTCCAGAGCACATTTCTCGTACAATTGCCAACGGCTCGACCGGCTCTGCTGCTCGGCCTCAACCAAGTGATCATGGCCGCCATCACCATGCTGCCGATCGCCGCCACCGTCGGCACCGCCGAGCTTGGCCAGCAGATCTATGTCGCGCTCGGCAAGGCCGATGCGGGCCTCGGCGTCACTGCCGGCCTCGTCTTCTGCCTGCTTGCCATAAATCTCGATCGCATCCTGCGCGGCGTCGCCGGACGCCTGCGTAGCGCCCAATAA
- a CDS encoding quaternary amine ABC transporter ATP-binding protein: protein MISSPLSPSGRPVKLACRNLWKIYGLPPQEAADVARTGDPAALQRERDGRKPLAAVAGASFDIHEAEIFVLMGLSGSGKSTLLRCLTRLIEPSGGSVTLDGENLLAVGRGRMTELRRKAMGMVFQNFGLLPHLNVLDNVAFPLRVQGIDRTAREARAREMTELVGLEGREAQFPSQLSGGQQQRVGIARSLAAEPEIWFLDEPFSALDPLIRRQMQDEFIRLQKILRKTIVFVTHDVQEAFRLADRIAIMRDGAIVQIGTPAEIALAPANGYIAEFLRDVPLLRVIRAVDVMRPVTGDGQAMPRFTTEDVLEDILPTLLGGAAAVSICDADGNRVGEISAAEMSGFFGSDRAIPA from the coding sequence ATGATCTCCTCGCCTCTCTCCCCAAGCGGCAGACCGGTAAAACTCGCCTGTCGAAACCTCTGGAAAATCTATGGTCTCCCGCCACAGGAAGCGGCCGACGTCGCCCGAACGGGCGACCCGGCCGCCCTGCAGCGCGAGCGGGATGGCCGCAAGCCGCTCGCCGCCGTTGCAGGTGCGAGCTTCGATATCCACGAGGCCGAAATCTTCGTATTGATGGGCCTGTCCGGTTCGGGCAAGTCGACGCTTTTGCGCTGCCTCACCCGGCTGATCGAACCTTCCGGCGGCAGCGTTACCCTGGACGGGGAAAACCTGCTTGCGGTCGGCCGCGGCAGGATGACTGAATTGCGCCGCAAGGCGATGGGCATGGTCTTCCAGAATTTCGGCCTGCTGCCGCATCTGAATGTTCTCGACAACGTCGCTTTTCCGTTGCGGGTGCAGGGTATCGACCGGACTGCCCGCGAGGCGCGGGCTCGCGAAATGACCGAACTCGTCGGTCTCGAGGGACGCGAAGCCCAGTTCCCGTCCCAGCTTTCCGGCGGCCAGCAGCAGCGTGTCGGCATTGCCCGCTCGCTTGCCGCCGAACCCGAAATCTGGTTTCTCGACGAGCCTTTCTCTGCCCTAGACCCGCTGATCCGCCGGCAGATGCAGGACGAGTTCATCCGCCTGCAGAAGATCCTGCGCAAGACCATCGTGTTCGTCACCCACGACGTACAGGAGGCTTTCCGGCTGGCGGACCGCATTGCCATCATGCGCGATGGCGCGATCGTCCAGATCGGCACGCCCGCCGAAATCGCGCTCGCCCCGGCAAACGGCTATATCGCCGAATTCCTGCGCGACGTACCGCTGCTCCGGGTGATCCGCGCTGTCGATGTGATGCGGCCGGTAACCGGCGACGGACAGGCAATGCCCCGTTTCACGACCGAGGATGTGCTGGAAGACATCCTGCCCACGCTTCTGGGCGGCGCGGCTGCGGTTAGCATCTGCGATGCGGACGGAAACCGCGTCGGCGAGATATCGGCAGCGGAAATGAGCGGCTTTTTCGGTAGCGACCGGGCGATACCCGCATGA
- a CDS encoding NAD-dependent succinate-semialdehyde dehydrogenase, producing MYEETIDLLIDGVFRKGSEGKGQPLVNPATGEEIATVPHASAADLDAALAAADRAFGPWKALPAVNRYKIMMKAADLIDERLETIARVLTMENGKPLAEARGEVAFSAEATRWYAEEGKRAYGRIVPGRVPGQRQMVYKEPVGVVAAFAAWNFPASNVIRKISGALAAGCSIILKTAEETPGTAVAFARCFQDAGLPKGVLNLVFGVPDEVSLHLLASPIPRKVSLTGSTAVGKLLQKRAADTLKRTTMELGGHAPVLVFADADVDHAVATLAAAKFRNAGQVCTSPTRFFVHESIAGAFAAGMAAKAAALKLGNGLDPETQMGPMIAPRRCDAIQSLVDDAVGKGAELLAGGQRLDRPGNFYAPTVLSNVPESARIMSEEPFGPVASIVPFSTFDEVIARANALPYGLASFVFTKDGATARDAEMALEAGLVGVNHTMISTPETPFGGVNESGFGSESGIEGLEAFQRTKFVSELF from the coding sequence ATGTATGAAGAAACAATCGACCTGCTGATCGACGGCGTTTTCCGCAAGGGCAGCGAGGGCAAGGGCCAGCCGCTCGTAAATCCCGCGACCGGCGAGGAGATCGCCACGGTGCCGCATGCCTCGGCCGCCGACCTCGACGCAGCGCTCGCCGCTGCCGATCGCGCATTCGGCCCCTGGAAGGCGCTGCCGGCGGTCAATCGCTACAAGATCATGATGAAGGCCGCCGACCTGATCGACGAGCGGCTGGAGACCATCGCCCGTGTCCTGACCATGGAGAACGGCAAGCCGCTCGCCGAGGCCAGAGGCGAGGTCGCCTTCTCGGCGGAAGCAACGCGCTGGTATGCCGAGGAAGGCAAGCGCGCCTATGGGCGCATCGTGCCAGGCCGCGTTCCGGGCCAGCGCCAGATGGTTTACAAGGAGCCGGTGGGCGTGGTTGCGGCTTTCGCGGCCTGGAACTTCCCGGCCTCCAACGTGATCCGCAAGATATCCGGCGCGCTTGCGGCCGGCTGCTCGATCATCCTCAAGACCGCCGAGGAAACCCCCGGCACGGCCGTGGCCTTCGCCCGCTGCTTCCAGGATGCCGGCCTGCCGAAAGGCGTGCTGAACCTCGTCTTCGGGGTGCCGGACGAGGTCTCGCTTCATCTTCTCGCCTCGCCGATCCCTAGGAAGGTGTCCCTTACCGGCTCCACTGCCGTGGGCAAGCTCCTGCAGAAGCGCGCCGCGGACACGCTGAAGCGCACGACTATGGAACTCGGTGGCCACGCCCCGGTGCTGGTCTTTGCGGATGCCGACGTGGACCACGCGGTGGCGACGCTTGCCGCCGCCAAGTTCCGCAATGCCGGGCAGGTCTGCACCTCGCCCACCCGCTTCTTCGTGCATGAGAGCATCGCCGGTGCCTTTGCCGCCGGCATGGCCGCGAAGGCCGCCGCGCTGAAGCTCGGCAACGGGCTCGATCCCGAAACACAGATGGGACCGATGATCGCCCCGCGCCGCTGCGACGCCATCCAGTCGCTGGTCGACGATGCCGTCGGCAAGGGGGCAGAACTCCTCGCCGGAGGCCAGCGTCTGGACCGGCCGGGCAATTTCTATGCGCCGACCGTGCTTTCCAACGTGCCGGAAAGCGCCCGGATCATGTCCGAGGAACCCTTCGGCCCCGTCGCCTCCATCGTGCCGTTCTCGACCTTCGATGAGGTCATCGCCCGGGCGAACGCTCTGCCCTACGGCCTTGCCTCCTTTGTCTTCACGAAGGACGGGGCGACCGCGCGCGATGCGGAAATGGCGCTGGAAGCCGGTCTCGTCGGCGTGAACCACACGATGATTTCGACCCCCGAGACACCGTTCGGCGGCGTCAACGAATCCGGCTTCGGTTCCGAGAGCGGTATCGAGGGGCTGGAAGCCTTCCAGCGCACCAAGTTCGTATCCGAACTGTTCTGA
- a CDS encoding TetR/AcrR family transcriptional regulator has product MKDGKPVRKTRKSGDEIRTAIVNAATRIVMERGVARMTLADVATEAGISKGGLLHYFASKDALIRAMITAGLDSFEEKTMAMVEVDPSPGSYLRAYITTSFPAEGADDIAAAMIAGIATDRDLLADYAVENTKWSSRLKKDGLDYFYAEVIRLAVDGLYFNEAIGLPQFAPEDRKAFLRRLMEMTWERNGNAGRESV; this is encoded by the coding sequence ATGAAGGACGGAAAACCGGTGCGGAAAACCCGCAAGAGCGGCGATGAGATCAGGACCGCGATCGTTAACGCAGCGACTCGCATCGTCATGGAGCGCGGCGTCGCTCGCATGACACTGGCTGATGTCGCCACGGAAGCCGGAATCAGCAAGGGCGGCCTACTGCACTATTTCGCCTCCAAGGATGCGCTGATCCGCGCCATGATTACGGCGGGGCTTGATTCCTTCGAGGAAAAGACGATGGCGATGGTGGAGGTTGACCCCAGCCCAGGCTCTTATCTGCGCGCCTATATCACCACGAGCTTTCCCGCCGAAGGGGCCGACGACATCGCGGCAGCGATGATTGCCGGCATTGCGACCGATCGCGATCTTCTCGCTGATTACGCCGTGGAAAACACAAAGTGGTCGAGCCGCTTGAAGAAAGACGGGCTCGATTATTTTTATGCCGAGGTGATCCGTCTTGCCGTGGACGGGCTTTATTTCAACGAAGCAATCGGACTGCCGCAGTTCGCCCCTGAAGACCGGAAGGCCTTTCTACGGCGCCTCATGGAGATGACGTGGGAGCGTAACGGTAACGCCGGCCGCGAGAGCGTTTAG
- a CDS encoding nucleoside hydrolase: protein MSLSEGHRLAMLEPHSGKRRIVIDTDTFNEIDDQFAIVHALLSPERVTVEAIYAAPFVNETTCDPAEGMELSYQEILALLERLSIPHEGLVHRGVTRYVGREKRPVAAPAVDDLIARARRASPEDPLHVVAIAAISNVASALLTAPDIIDRIVVIWLGGHAIDWQHQAEFNLEQDIGGVQVLFDSGVPLVLVPCEGVTSILHSTVPEIERYVEPHGEIGRFLAMRFKGYCDDHTGWAKEIWDMGATAWVLDPVWAPSVLIPTPILTDDLHYAVDRSRHQIRYVYAVNRNPILRDFIGKLATYGHR from the coding sequence ATGTCCCTCTCCGAAGGTCATCGTCTGGCGATGCTTGAGCCTCATTCCGGCAAACGTCGCATCGTCATCGATACGGACACGTTCAACGAGATCGACGACCAGTTCGCCATTGTCCATGCACTGCTGTCGCCAGAGCGCGTCACGGTCGAGGCGATCTATGCCGCGCCCTTCGTCAATGAAACAACATGCGATCCGGCAGAAGGCATGGAACTCAGCTATCAGGAAATCCTCGCATTGCTCGAACGGCTTTCCATTCCCCATGAAGGCCTCGTGCATCGCGGCGTCACCCGCTATGTCGGCCGCGAGAAACGACCTGTCGCCGCCCCCGCCGTCGACGACCTGATCGCCCGCGCACGGCGCGCATCACCCGAGGACCCGCTGCATGTCGTCGCCATCGCCGCGATCAGCAACGTCGCCTCCGCCCTGCTCACCGCTCCCGACATCATCGACCGGATCGTCGTCATCTGGCTCGGCGGCCATGCCATCGACTGGCAGCATCAGGCCGAATTCAATCTCGAACAGGATATCGGCGGCGTGCAGGTGCTGTTCGATTCCGGTGTACCGCTGGTCCTTGTTCCTTGCGAGGGCGTGACATCGATTCTGCACAGCACCGTGCCGGAGATCGAGCGCTATGTCGAACCGCATGGCGAGATCGGTCGCTTTCTCGCCATGCGCTTCAAGGGCTACTGCGATGATCACACCGGTTGGGCCAAAGAGATCTGGGACATGGGCGCAACCGCCTGGGTGCTCGACCCTGTCTGGGCGCCAAGCGTTCTCATACCCACCCCTATCCTGACCGACGACCTGCATTACGCTGTCGATCGGTCGCGCCATCAGATACGCTATGTGTACGCGGTGAACCGAAACCCGATCCTGCGAGATTTCATTGGAAAACTCGCAACATATGGACATCGATGA
- a CDS encoding ABC transporter substrate-binding protein — translation MSLATAAPLGDAQAPIRIALNEWTGQNITAHVAGQLLEKLGYKVQYVTAGSFPQWIGMQDGSIDMTPELWTNNLGEIYPKMLEAKQVEPVGDLGLNARDGWAYTDATLAICPSLPDWKALLEPSCAAALATAETLPNGRLVDYPADWGTASANEIEDFNLPLTAVPAGSEGALVAELQAAAAADKPLLMRFWAPHWLLAKVKLNWLDMPPCDPKDGGRCILPSPVIKVVRAGFGEKWPAAYAFMKQYQLGAEDQQKMMLEIDQNKKEIGAVVSAWVDANTTRWSPWIDAAQK, via the coding sequence GTGAGCTTGGCGACGGCCGCGCCGCTCGGCGATGCACAGGCGCCGATCCGCATCGCGCTCAACGAGTGGACCGGCCAGAACATCACGGCCCATGTCGCCGGCCAGCTCCTGGAGAAACTCGGCTACAAGGTGCAATACGTCACCGCCGGCAGCTTTCCGCAATGGATCGGCATGCAGGACGGCTCCATCGACATGACGCCGGAGCTGTGGACCAACAATCTCGGCGAGATTTATCCGAAGATGCTGGAGGCCAAACAGGTCGAACCCGTCGGCGATCTCGGCCTCAATGCCCGCGACGGCTGGGCCTATACCGACGCGACGCTTGCGATCTGCCCCAGCCTGCCGGACTGGAAGGCGCTGCTGGAACCTTCCTGCGCAGCGGCGCTGGCCACGGCCGAAACCCTGCCGAACGGCCGCCTCGTCGATTATCCCGCCGATTGGGGGACGGCTTCTGCAAATGAAATCGAGGACTTCAACCTGCCGCTGACCGCCGTTCCTGCCGGATCCGAAGGCGCGCTGGTGGCAGAACTGCAGGCCGCCGCCGCGGCCGACAAACCGTTGCTCATGCGCTTCTGGGCACCGCATTGGCTGCTCGCCAAGGTCAAGCTGAACTGGCTCGACATGCCGCCCTGCGATCCAAAGGATGGCGGTCGCTGCATCCTGCCTTCGCCGGTCATCAAGGTGGTGCGCGCCGGCTTCGGTGAAAAATGGCCGGCGGCCTATGCCTTCATGAAGCAATACCAGCTTGGCGCCGAGGACCAGCAGAAAATGATGCTGGAGATCGACCAGAACAAGAAGGAGATCGGCGCGGTCGTCAGCGCCTGGGTCGACGCCAACACCACCCGCTGGTCGCCCTGGATCGACGCGGCGCAGAAGTAG
- a CDS encoding NAD(P)-dependent oxidoreductase: MTDRTTPRILIVDLVGLAIGPDGLPDHSAVKAHVEARGGVFHEGSARAMPTPEPGRAHFYYQPMLSTEAELLAEAGDGLYDAVIAAATFLPKGMRFDLGGVRIGTGTGNMGSASWGGGDGQGGIAPLMNTPGINARATAQMVMKALLRVRPDLPVDEMNALVAAGRFDTGTDLVRFPTAKLEGRTFAVIGYGNIGREVAKLARAFGMTVRIFARPRHRVWIESEGFVYAASPLEVAADADVLSVHVGLGSLGPKGHANAGLIGAKVLSALAEGAVLINYDRGELVDIPALAAALSSGRVSHAAIDADLFCDASSGALSGPMAPYLSLLSEHGARLSLLPHAAADTDHPTRVVGAMQAVNQILDAIERRVVRNLRGDLPEGYTDAGARTPAGLGGVTAGHLEELRCDKAQMEALHTAAQGVLLALDRLASEGVRTAGSNLLLKSNILATLLRAQSLEGPFYGLSETE, translated from the coding sequence ATGACCGACAGGACCACGCCCAGGATATTGATCGTCGATCTGGTGGGCCTTGCCATCGGTCCGGACGGGCTTCCGGATCATTCCGCCGTCAAGGCGCATGTGGAGGCCCGGGGCGGCGTTTTCCATGAGGGCTCGGCGCGTGCCATGCCGACCCCCGAGCCCGGACGGGCGCACTTCTATTACCAGCCCATGCTCTCCACCGAGGCCGAACTTCTGGCCGAAGCGGGAGACGGTCTCTACGATGCCGTCATCGCCGCGGCGACGTTCCTGCCGAAAGGCATGCGCTTCGATCTCGGCGGCGTCCGGATCGGCACGGGAACCGGCAATATGGGTTCCGCCAGTTGGGGTGGCGGTGATGGCCAGGGCGGCATTGCGCCGCTGATGAACACGCCCGGCATCAATGCGCGCGCCACCGCACAGATGGTGATGAAGGCGCTCCTCAGGGTGCGCCCCGACCTGCCGGTTGACGAGATGAACGCGCTGGTGGCTGCCGGCCGTTTTGACACCGGGACCGATCTGGTCCGCTTTCCGACCGCCAAGCTGGAGGGCAGGACATTCGCGGTGATCGGCTACGGCAATATCGGCCGGGAAGTGGCAAAGCTCGCCCGGGCTTTCGGAATGACTGTGCGCATCTTCGCCCGCCCGCGCCATAGGGTGTGGATCGAGAGCGAGGGCTTTGTCTATGCAGCCAGCCCCCTTGAAGTCGCGGCGGATGCAGACGTCCTTTCCGTCCATGTCGGCCTCGGATCGCTCGGGCCGAAAGGCCATGCCAATGCCGGGCTGATCGGTGCGAAGGTGCTATCGGCGCTCGCCGAGGGGGCTGTGCTCATCAATTACGATCGCGGCGAGTTGGTCGATATCCCGGCTCTGGCCGCCGCCCTTTCCTCGGGGCGCGTCTCGCACGCCGCGATCGATGCCGATCTCTTTTGCGACGCGTCGAGCGGCGCGCTGTCCGGCCCAATGGCTCCCTATCTGTCCCTCTTGTCGGAGCACGGCGCACGGCTGTCGCTGTTGCCCCATGCCGCCGCGGATACGGATCACCCGACCCGCGTGGTGGGGGCGATGCAGGCGGTCAATCAGATCCTCGATGCGATCGAGCGGCGCGTTGTCCGCAATCTCAGGGGCGATCTGCCCGAAGGATACACCGACGCCGGAGCCCGGACACCAGCCGGACTTGGCGGCGTGACCGCAGGCCATCTGGAGGAATTGCGTTGCGACAAGGCCCAAATGGAAGCGCTACACACCGCCGCGCAAGGCGTTCTCTTGGCGTTGGACAGATTGGCGAGTGAAGGTGTACGGACAGCGGGTAGCAATCTGTTGCTCAAGAGCAATATCCTCGCCACGCTGCTGCGAGCGCAATCACTGGAGGGACCGTTCTATGGTTTATCTGAAACAGAGTGA
- a CDS encoding YggS family pyridoxal phosphate-dependent enzyme, with the protein MNTRSKIELSPEDIARFGNDPTTTFAANLKAVQARIATACHRSGRPPDDVRLLPVTKTVPAHILRLAHATGISDFGENKLQEARDKQATLSDLPIRWSIIGHLQTNKVKYLVRLATEFHALDSFRLAEELNRRLDALDRDLDVFVQVNTSGEESKYGLHPADLMPFVARLSEYPRLKPRGLMTLAIFSADHERVRTCFRLLRGLRDRAVTAHASLTQLSMGMSGDFEMAIEEGADVVRVGQAIFGPRPTTNAFYWPGIIPSSTNQDVEDSS; encoded by the coding sequence ATGAACACACGATCTAAGATCGAGCTTTCGCCAGAGGACATCGCTCGCTTCGGCAACGATCCCACGACGACATTCGCGGCGAACCTGAAAGCCGTGCAGGCGCGTATCGCAACTGCCTGCCATCGTAGCGGACGGCCCCCTGACGACGTGCGCCTTCTTCCTGTTACCAAGACAGTCCCGGCTCACATCTTGCGGCTCGCCCATGCTACCGGAATTTCGGACTTTGGGGAAAACAAGCTCCAGGAGGCTCGTGACAAGCAGGCAACCTTGAGCGATTTGCCAATCCGCTGGAGCATCATAGGCCATCTCCAGACCAACAAGGTGAAATATCTAGTCCGGCTGGCGACAGAGTTTCACGCGCTGGACAGCTTCCGCCTGGCAGAGGAACTGAACCGCCGGCTCGATGCCCTAGATCGCGATCTCGACGTGTTCGTGCAGGTGAACACCTCCGGCGAGGAAAGCAAATATGGCCTGCATCCCGCCGATCTCATGCCGTTCGTCGCGCGCTTATCCGAATACCCCCGGCTCAAGCCGCGTGGTCTGATGACGCTGGCGATCTTTAGCGCCGATCATGAGCGGGTGCGCACCTGCTTTCGCCTGCTCCGCGGTTTGCGGGATCGCGCCGTGACAGCCCATGCCAGCCTGACACAGCTTTCCATGGGCATGTCGGGGGATTTCGAGATGGCCATTGAAGAAGGCGCGGATGTCGTTCGGGTCGGCCAAGCGATATTCGGTCCACGTCCAACCACCAATGCCTTCTATTGGCCCGGCATAATTCCGTCCTCCACCAATCAGGATGTCGAAGACTCGTCATGA
- the dtd gene encoding D-aminoacyl-tRNA deacylase, translating into MRALVQRVSSASVTVDGVAAGKIGNGLLVFVCAMKGDTERESEWLARKIVNLRIFRDDADRMNRSLVDVGGSVLVVSQFTLAAETKGNRPGFSTAAPPDEGKRLYEVFSANVAALGVTVANGIFGADMRVELVNDGPMTIWLDTVSG; encoded by the coding sequence ATGAGAGCACTTGTCCAGCGCGTTTCCTCCGCCAGCGTCACCGTTGACGGTGTGGCCGCCGGTAAGATTGGCAACGGACTGCTGGTCTTCGTCTGCGCGATGAAGGGCGACACTGAAAGAGAAAGCGAATGGCTGGCGCGCAAAATCGTTAACCTGCGCATCTTCAGGGACGATGCCGATCGCATGAACCGTTCGCTTGTCGATGTCGGAGGTTCCGTCCTCGTCGTCAGCCAGTTCACGCTGGCCGCCGAGACAAAAGGCAACAGGCCCGGCTTTTCTACAGCCGCGCCGCCGGACGAGGGGAAACGCCTTTATGAGGTCTTCTCTGCCAATGTCGCAGCGCTTGGCGTTACGGTTGCGAATGGCATCTTCGGGGCGGATATGCGTGTTGAGCTCGTAAATGACGGTCCCATGACAATCTGGCTGGATACGGTGTCCGGTTAA